One part of the Humulus lupulus chromosome 9, drHumLupu1.1, whole genome shotgun sequence genome encodes these proteins:
- the LOC133800933 gene encoding probable L-type lectin-domain containing receptor kinase VI.1, translating to MATKFSLAFLICSSLIVSAHPQELKFVFHGFKGNETNLTTEGASIIKNTGLLRLTNRSQNVIGHAFYSESIRMTERTPPSHLKNVSSFSTHFVFAIVHRGSDPGGYGLTFTISQKNKFPEAEADHYLGLFNKATNGSSNNHIFAVEFDTVNGFNENADRNGNHVGININGMISNAAEPAAYYSEGSDSNKEDVDLESGDPIQAWIDYDGQTSVVNVTIAPASLDYQPSKPLLSKWVNLTDVVLDNMYIGFSSSTGLIKASSHYILGWSFALNGPAPALNLSRLPEAPKEKSPSSLKTSTVVLIAVLSSVVLTLLGVLIVLLLYKRMMPFERLEEWELDCPHRFRYKDLYLATKGFKDSEIVGVGGFGAVYRGVLPTTGVEVAVKKITRSSKEGMKEFAAEIESLGRLRHKNLVNLQGWCKKKNNLLIVYDYIPYGSLDALIFHPKDDAVLEWHERFNIIKGVASGLLYLHEEWEQVVLHRDVKSSNVLIDLDLNPRLGDFGLARLHDHGELSHTTGVVGTIGYIAPELARVGRASTSTDVFAYGALLLEVATARRPIGSGHFILVDWVMECFQTDRLLEVMDQKLGSDFVVKEAELVLKLGLLCSHYRPEFRPTMRQVIRYLNGEEELPMIENWGVFDSGRVTKVDSKFMKGISSDQIRSYRSSSLGAISYSSFDAGR from the coding sequence GCTCATCCTCAAGAGTTGAAATTTGTCTTCCATGGATTCAAAGGAAACGAAACCAATTTAACCACAGAAGGAGCTTCCATCATCAAAAACACCGGTCTACTCAGACTCACAAACCGATCCCAGAACGTAATCGGCCACGCGTTCTATTCAGAGAGCATTCGAATGACTGAAAGGACCCCTCCTTCGCACCTTAAAAACGTCTCTTCTTTCAGTACCCATTTCGTCTTCGCCATAGTCCACCGCGGCTCCGACCCCGGAGGATATGGCCTCACTTTCACCATTTCTCAAAAGAACAAATTCCCGGAAGCTGAAGCAGACCACTATCTCGGGCTTTTCAACAAAGCCACCAACGGTAGTTCGAACAACCATATCTTCGCCGTCGAGTTCGACACAGTTAATGGGTTCAACGAAAACGCGGATAGGAACGGAAACCATGTCGGAATCAACATCAACGGCATGATATCCAACGCGGCTGAACCGGCAGCTTACTATTCAGAAGGCTCAGACTCAAACAAAGAAGATGTGGATTTAGAGAGCGGAGATCCAATACAAGCATGGATTGATTACGACGGGCAAACCAGTGTCGTTAATGTAACAATCGCACCTGCCTCTCTAGACTATCAACCGAGCAAACCCCTTCTGTCCAAGTGGGTAAACTTAACAGACGTTGTTTTGGACAATATGTATATTGGGTTTTCTTCATCGACAGGCCTAATAAAGGCAAGCTCTCATTACATTCTGGGTTGGAGCTTCGCCTTGAACGGGCCAGCTCCTGCATTAAACCTCTCCCGACTTCCAGAAGCACCAAAGGAGAAGAGCCCCAGTTCGTTAAAAACGAGTACCGTGGTCCTCATCGCTGTTCTGTCGTCTGTGGTTTTGACCCTTTTGGGGGTTCTCATAGTTCTCTTACTTTACAAAAGAATGATGCCCTTTGAGCGTCTTGAAGAGTGGGAATTGGATTGTCCACACAGGTTTCGTTACAAAGATCTATATTTAGCAACCAAAGGGTTCAAAGACTCAGAGATAGTCGGAGTTGGTGGCTTCGGCGCCGTCTACAGAGGAGTTTTGCCGACAACCGGTGTAGAGGTGGCCGTCAAGAAGATCACAAGGAGTTCCAAAGAGGGTATGAAAGAATTCGCAGCCGAGATAGAGAGTTTGGGAAGATTAAGGCACAAGAACTTGGTTAATCTCCAAGGTTGGTGTAAGAAAAAGAACAACCTTTTAATTGTATACGACTACATCCCATACGGTAGCCTAGACGCTCTCATCTTCCACCCCAAAGACGACGCCGTTTTGGAATGGCACGAGAGGTTTAACATCATCAAAGGGGTTGCTTCTGGGCTCTTGTATCTTCACGAAGAGTGGGAACAAGTGGTGCTTCATCGAGATGTGAAATCGAGTAATGTCTTGATTGATCTCGATTTGAACCCAAGGCTTGGAGATTTTGGCTTGGCCAGGCTGCATGACCACGGTGAATTGTCACACACTACTGGTGTTGTGGGCACGATCGGGTACATAGCGCCGGAGCTGGCTCGAGTAGGCAGGGCTTCGACGAGCACAGACGTGTTCGCTTATGGAGCTTTGCTTCTCGAAGTGGCTACTGCGAGGAGGCCAATCGGGTCGGGTCATTTCATACTGGTGGATTGGGTCATGGAGTGTTTTCAAACGGACCGGTTACTTGAGGTAATGGATCAGAAATTGGGCTCAGACTTTGTTGTGAAGGAGGCGGAGTTGGTGCTCAAGTTGGGCCTGCTTTGTTCCCACTATAGGCCCGAATTTCGGCCCACTATGAGGCAAGTGATTCGGTACTTGAATGGGGAGGAAGAGCTTCCAATGATTGAGAATTGGGGAGTTTTTGATTCTGGACGAGTCACTAAAGTAGACTCCAAGTTTATGAAAGGAATTTCTAGTGATCAGATCAGATCGTACAGGTCTTCCTCTCTTGGTGCAATCTCTTACAGTTCTTTTGATGCCGGGAGATAG